The nucleotide sequence TTCACCTCTCCGACACGTCCCCGAGGCGGCCACCCATCGAGCGGCTGGCGATTGCGCCCGCCGGCCGCTCGCCTAATCCGTGGCCATCCCCTTATGCCCCACCCTCTCGCTGCGCTTCCCTTCTAGAGATAAGCAGCGCGAACCCCCTCTCTCGCCTCTCCCTATCCACCCCCAAATAATCCCCACCTCCCGCTGCTCCTCCGCTCCCCCGCCTCCGCCGCCCGCCATGGCCTCCCTCGCCTCGGCCTCCACCTCACTCCTCTTCCCGCAGGCCTCCTCATCCAGAAGCCGCGTCCGGCTCTCCACCTCCCTGGGCTTCTCCGCGCAGCCGGCGCGGCTGCGgagccgggcggcggcggcgggcgggcagCGGCGCGGGCGCCTGCTGGTGGTGCGCGCGGCGAGGGGCAAGTTCGAGCGCACCAAGCCGCACGTCAACATCGGCACCATCGGCCACGTCGACCACGGCAAGACCACCCTCACCGCCGCGCTCACCATGGTGCTCGCCTCCGTCGGCGGCAGCGCGCCCAAGAAGTACGATGAGATCGACGCCGCCCCCGAGGAGCGCGCCCGCGGCATCACCATCAACACCGCCACCGTCGAGTACGAGACCGATACCCGCCACTACGCGCACGTCGACTGCCCCGGCCACGCCGACTACGTCAAAAACATGATCACCGGCGCCGCGCAGATGGACGGTGCCATCCTCGTCGTCTCCGGCGCCGACGGGCCCATGCCGCAGACCAAAGAGCACATCCTCCTCGCCAAGCAGGTTGGTGTCCCCAAGATCGTTGTTTTCCTCAACAAGAAGGACATGGTCGACGACGAGGAGCTGCTCGAGCTTGTCGACCTCGAGGTCCGCGAGCTGCTCAGCAACTATGAGTACGACGGCGACGACGTGCCAATCATCGCTGGCTCTGCCCTCAAGGCGCTCGAGGCCCTCATGGCCAACCCTGCCCTCAAGCGCGGCGACAATGAGTGGGTGGACTACATCTTCAAATTGGTTGATGAAGTGGATAACTATATTCCAGTCCCACAGCGGCAGACCGACCTCCCGTTCTTGCTCGCTGTTGAGGATGTCTTCTCCATCACCGGTCGTGGTACAGTTGCCACTGGCCGTATTGAGCGTGGCACCGTCAAGGTTGGTGACACAGTCGATATCGTTGGAATCCGGGACACCCGGACCTGCACCGTGACTGGTGTTGAGATGTTCCAGAAGACCATGGATGATGCCATGGCTGGGGACAATGTCGGGCTGCTACTCCGTGGTATGCAGAAGGAAGACATTGAGAGAGGCATGGTGCTGGCAAAGCCTGGCTCTATCACACCGCACACCAAGTTTGAGGCTGTTGTGTACGTGCTTAAGAAGGAAGAGGGTGGCCGGCACTCACCTTTCTTCCCTGGTTACCGCCCACAGTTCTACATGCGGACAACCGACGTGACGGGGAGTGTGACTACGATTATGAATGACAAGGATGAGGAGGCGAAGATGTGCATGCCTGGTGACCGTATCAAGATGATTGTTCAGCTCATCCAGCCTGTTGCTTGTGAGCAGGGTATGAGGTTTGCTATCCGTGAGGGTGGTAAGACTGTTGGTGCCGGTGTCATCAACAAAATCATTGAGTAAACTGGATATAGCATCCACCATGAGAATTTTCATTGTTTACTCAGCGAAATGCTCTGTAGTTGTTATTATGTGTTGAGTTTTAGGGGTTGCTCATGTGAAATTGTAGTATGGCCTTTTTCTGTCAAGTGAATCTGCATGCTTTATGACATTCACGACAAAGATACACTTTTCTGGTTGCAACTGATTTGGCTAAGAGGTGCCATCTACTGTTACATGTTCAATTGTTTCTTGATTGTGTTGCCCTATAGTAGTATAATGTTGATATGCTTAAAGATGATTCTTGGTGATGTAATAGGCACATGACTGTCGCTTATTTGCACCTTTTATTTATTAGAGTATAAGCAGCACTAAAACAGATAATTCTTGGTGCTTGCTGGACTTTCTTAGCAAACCTATCTTGATTAATTTGTAATGCTTTTGTAATATGAGTCAATTTATTATATGCAAGCAGCGATCATGTCTTTTCTTATTCTTCCATTATTTGTGACTTGATTGTTTTCATGAAATGTTCCCTTCATTTTATGCTGGAGTAGAAGTTTTCTTAGAGATTTAAGGTGGTTATTGCAATTCTGTCTGTGTATAGCAACCACATTCATTGATTGTGTTCTTGTGTCCGAGCGGTTGCAGATATGCTGCTTTCTGAAGCTGTTAGTTGTGTTTTGTTGTGTGTTCCATGTTTTAGACTCATGTAATGTAATAATTCTctattctgtttttttttctttcaaactATGCAGGAGAGCTGTGTCATTTTGTTAATACAGAGAACAAAAGTACTATGGGCTGAGAGCAGAGGCCCAACCCGAGTACAAAAACCCACTCACACACCCAAAACTCCCTAGATCAGATAACAAACTCACCACAAACAGAAAATAAAAACTTGACCACCAGAGCCTAAGCTACTGAGATCAACGATCTGAAGAGAAACTCGCTGAGTCCCGACGCCCTGCCAAACACCACAGGCGACACTCATCCCTAATGGTTTGAAGGAGCTCAGGAATGTTGGGCTAACCCGGTCAAAAACACAAGAGTTCCTATGCTTCCAAACTTCCCATGCCACAAGAATGATCAGGGAATTCAGTCCCTTGCGCAACTCTTTGGGAGTACTCCTGATGGTGTGCCCCCACCTGCCATCAGGTAGAGAAGCGCCTCGCCATTGCCGAAGGTGCTACAGGCCTACGGT is from Miscanthus floridulus cultivar M001 chromosome 7, ASM1932011v1, whole genome shotgun sequence and encodes:
- the LOC136467238 gene encoding elongation factor Tu, chloroplastic-like, which produces MASLASASTSLLFPQASSSRSRVRLSTSLGFSAQPARLRSRAAAAGGQRRGRLLVVRAARGKFERTKPHVNIGTIGHVDHGKTTLTAALTMVLASVGGSAPKKYDEIDAAPEERARGITINTATVEYETDTRHYAHVDCPGHADYVKNMITGAAQMDGAILVVSGADGPMPQTKEHILLAKQVGVPKIVVFLNKKDMVDDEELLELVDLEVRELLSNYEYDGDDVPIIAGSALKALEALMANPALKRGDNEWVDYIFKLVDEVDNYIPVPQRQTDLPFLLAVEDVFSITGRGTVATGRIERGTVKVGDTVDIVGIRDTRTCTVTGVEMFQKTMDDAMAGDNVGLLLRGMQKEDIERGMVLAKPGSITPHTKFEAVVYVLKKEEGGRHSPFFPGYRPQFYMRTTDVTGSVTTIMNDKDEEAKMCMPGDRIKMIVQLIQPVACEQGMRFAIREGGKTVGAGVINKIIE